The following proteins are encoded in a genomic region of bacterium:
- the ccsA gene encoding cytochrome c biogenesis protein CcsA, with the protein MDKLFLYFFSASFVLAGAGTAVSCVFFTFPRKILLSILKYILATVLFTYTVSLFIRIILSRHAPMASLFESLFFFCWSICFISFIVYLRFKESFFLPFSFPMLFLLSLKAYFSPWDIRPLFPALKTIWFELHVAASFFAYSAFGIGFAGGICYLIKNYSRYSGVLPEADIIDLVIYRSAVWGFFLFSFSMLTGGIWAYLAWCNYFIWTPKEIWSVLLWTFYAFYLHARLLNEWSGKRCAWLGILGFIFTMFTYLGVSLLMQSSHRL; encoded by the coding sequence GGCGGGGGCAGGTACAGCTGTCTCATGTGTATTTTTTACGTTTCCCCGTAAAATTCTGCTCAGCATTTTAAAATATATCCTGGCCACAGTGTTGTTTACATATACTGTAAGCCTGTTTATTCGAATAATATTAAGCCGCCACGCTCCTATGGCAAGTCTATTTGAATCGTTGTTTTTTTTCTGCTGGTCAATCTGTTTTATCTCTTTTATCGTTTACCTTCGCTTTAAGGAATCTTTTTTCCTGCCTTTTTCGTTTCCAATGCTTTTTCTTTTAAGTTTAAAAGCATATTTTTCCCCATGGGACATTAGACCTCTTTTCCCCGCGTTAAAAACCATCTGGTTTGAACTGCATGTTGCGGCATCGTTTTTTGCATATAGCGCCTTTGGTATCGGGTTCGCGGGCGGAATCTGTTATCTTATAAAAAATTATTCCCGTTATTCCGGTGTTTTGCCGGAGGCGGACATAATTGATTTGGTTATTTACCGGAGTGCCGTCTGGGGATTTTTTCTGTTTTCATTTTCTATGCTGACAGGCGGTATCTGGGCATACCTTGCATGGTGCAATTATTTTATATGGACGCCGAAAGAAATCTGGTCGGTCCTTTTATGGACGTTTTATGCTTTTTATCTCCATGCGAGGCTTTTAAACGAATGGTCCGGAAAACGGTGCGCGTGGCTGGGGATTTTAGGATTTATTTTCACAATGTTTACTTATTTAGGCGTAAGCCTTTTAATGCAGAGTTCTCATCGTTTATAA